In Arachis stenosperma cultivar V10309 chromosome 1, arast.V10309.gnm1.PFL2, whole genome shotgun sequence, one DNA window encodes the following:
- the LOC130974794 gene encoding phenylalanine N-monooxygenase CYP79D16-like, giving the protein MATIDNPYNNIEWVLAEMLNQPKLLQKATEELDNVVGKERLVQESNIPKLNYIKACVREGFRLHPIVDFNIPHVSMEDTIVSNYFILKGSHILVRRQGIGQNPKVWKDPLKFKPERHLKNDGSNLTLIDPNLETFTFGTEKRGCPGFYNDYYVICKVGAWIHLDCTTQ; this is encoded by the coding sequence ATGGCAACAATAGATAATCCATACAACAACATTGAATGGGTGCTGGCTGAAATGTTAAATCAACCAAAGCTACTTCAGAAGGCTACCGAGGAATTAGACAATGTTGTCGGAAAAGAAAGATTAGTGCAAGAATCAAATATTCCAAAACTCAATTATATAAAGGCATGTGTAAGAGAAGGTTTTCGACTTCACCCAATCGTTGACTTCAACATTCCTCATGTCTCCATGGAAGACACCATAGTTTCTAATTACTTCATTCTAAAGGGTAGTCATATCCTCGTTAGGAGACAAGGTATTGGCCAAAATCCAAAAGTTTGGAAAGACCCATTAAAATTCAAACCTGAAAGACATTTGAAGAATGATGGGTCTAACTTAACTTTAATTGACCCTAATTTAGAGACTTTCACATTTGGCACCGAAAAACGTGGTTGTCCTGGGTTCTACAATGACTATTATGTTATTTGCAAGGTTGGTGCATGGATTCACTTGGACTGCACCACCCAATGA